Proteins from one Rosa chinensis cultivar Old Blush chromosome 7, RchiOBHm-V2, whole genome shotgun sequence genomic window:
- the LOC112179536 gene encoding uncharacterized protein LOC112179536 isoform X2 has protein sequence MHMDKSDCEGPNADDHCESVFPIPDEIPDSKLEEYFLRMKSNYEPCYRATLDKAARTITFSQQPLKLMPGPALNKYGVLELNTFFVYFPENRATKLKAAWPEVELTLDAYSLSCDLNLAKCCMQVSTTPSLEDPCMIEKARHLLELLSTTLVPPYMALEIFQEVRQQETINIGFQQGGICSKFGIKKDDYLKRWKCLFCSLKALSKATHCHIFLDENTFTAVTTVGSSVERISQLKAVVEDCITKNLCPSTSIRRFETEVVMYQSMDDLDDPHAKHTECLKSGPLSDKDGMLEVCSLYALLHERRVSKLEESLPMLESSLRNYGISYTLDKNSMVLSATRGTEEPDIIDKAWQLLELLSTTHVPASMAIELLDCLQTCLIKIGNQEGGLCSLFGIKEEEYRERWECLRHSLQILAEVVECNVFLNDNTVAAVGETSVVMVKQLVENCILHNLCPGTAAKNYNYLSEGVKSIEDPHVQHMDIGNSGSAMMVMPELSSFCMFFDGEQATRLEKDWKCVEACLKKHGISCKLIAAVECCMIVSKTTNAGDPDITDKIWDFLKLLSIDVEPSKGIFMVGGSVQNLGSLRSNLLKWCGHVLSAA, from the exons ATGCACATGGATAAATCAGATTGTGAGGGACCAAACGCCGACGACCACTGTGAGAGTGTTTTTCCCATCCCCGATGAAATCCCAG ATTCTAAATTGGAGGAATATTTTCTGCGAATGAAATCGAACTATGAACCTTGCTATAGAGCCACACTGGATAAG GCTGCGCGAACCATCACATTCTCTCAACAACCACTCAAGTTGATGCCTGGTCCTGCTTTGAACAAATATGGCGTGCTTGAACTCAACACTTTCTTTGTGTACTTCCCCGAAAACCGAG CAACAAAGTTGAAAGCCGCATGGCCTGAGGTTGAATTAACCTTAGATGCCTACTCCCTTTCATGCGATCTGAATCTGGCCAAGTGTTGCATGCAAGTCTCAACAACCCCATCGCTTGAGGATCCATGTATGATTGAAAAGGCTAGGCATCTCCTTGAACTGTTGTCCACAACTCTTGTTCCGCCATATATG GCGTTAGAAATTTTCCAAGAAGTTAGGCAACAGGAAACCATCAACATAGGATTTCAGCAGGGTGGGATTTGCTCAAAATTTGGGATCAAGAAG GATGACTATCTTAAACGATGGAAATGTCTCTTCTGCTCGCTAAAG GCACTTTCAAAAGCGACACATTGTCATATCTTTCTTGAC GAAAACACTTTTACTGCTGTGACTACTGTGGGTAGCTCAGTTGAAAGAATTTCTCAGCTGAAGGCTGTTGTGGAAGACTGTATAACCAAGAATCTGTGTCCTTCGACCTCTATTAGGAGGTTTGAAACGGAAGTTGTAATGTATCAATCGATGGATGATCTTGATGATCCACATGCCAAGCACACGGAATGCTTGAAGTCTGGCCCTTTGTCGGACAAAGATGGAATGCTTGAAGTCTGCTCGCTATATGCATTACTCCATGAAAGACGAG TATCGAAGTTGGAAGAATCTTTGCCAATGCTCGAGTCTTCCCTAAGGAACTATGGCATTTCATATACTCTG GATAAGAATTCGATGGTATTGTCAGCAACGAGAGGTACCGAGGAGCCAGATATCATTGACAAGGCTTGGCAGCTCCTTGAACTTTTGTCAACAACTCATGTTCCAGCATCTATG GCAATAGAATTATTGGATTGCTTGCAAACTTGCCTTATCAAAATTGGGAATCAAGAAGGTGGACTCTGCTCATTATTTGGGATTAAGGAG GAGGAATATCGTGAACGATGGGAATGTCTTCGCCACTCCCTACAG ATACTTGCTGAAGTGGTGGAGTGTAATGTATTTCTTAAC GATAACACTGTTGCTGCTGTGGGGGAAACCTCAGTAGTAATGGTCAAGCAGTTGGTGGAAAACTGCATTCTTCATAATTTGTGTCCTGGGACTGCCGCCAAGAATTATAATTATTTATCAGAAGGTGTGAAAAGTATTGAGGACCCACATGTACAGCACATGGATATAGGAAATTCTGGGTCAGCGATGATGGTCATGCCTGAACTCTCCTCTTTCTGTATGTTCTTTGATGGAGAACAAG CAACTCGGTTGGAAAAAGATTGGAAGTGTGTGGAAGCGTGCTTAAAGAAGCATGGCATTTCTTGCAAACTGATTGCTGCG GTCGAGTGTTGTATGATAGTCTCCAAAACAACAAATGCTGGGGATCCAGATATCACTGACAAGATTTGGGATTTCCTTAAACTTCTGTCAATTGATGTTGAGCCTTCTAAG GGTATATTTATGGTGGGGGGCTCTGTTCAAAATTTAGGATCACTGAG GAGCAATTTGCTGAAGTGGTGTGGCCACGTATTGAGCGCGGCTTAG
- the LOC112179536 gene encoding uncharacterized protein LOC112179536 isoform X1 — MHMDKSDCEGPNADDHCESVFPIPDEIPDSKLEEYFLRMKSNYEPCYRATLDKAARTITFSQQPLKLMPGPALNKYGVLELNTFFVYFPENRATKLKAAWPEVELTLDAYSLSCDLNLAKCCMQVSTTPSLEDPCMIEKARHLLELLSTTLVPPYMALEIFQEVRQQETINIGFQQGGICSKFGIKKDDYLKRWKCLFCSLKALSKATHCHIFLDENTFTAVTTVGSSVERISQLKAVVEDCITKNLCPSTSIRRFETEVVMYQSMDDLDDPHAKHTECLKSGPLSDKDGMLEVCSLYALLHERRVSKLEESLPMLESSLRNYGISYTLDKNSMVLSATRGTEEPDIIDKAWQLLELLSTTHVPASMAIELLDCLQTCLIKIGNQEGGLCSLFGIKEEEYRERWECLRHSLQILAEVVECNVFLNDNTVAAVGETSVVMVKQLVENCILHNLCPGTAAKNYNYLSEGVKSIEDPHVQHMDIGNSGSAMMVMPELSSFCMFFDGEQATRLEKDWKCVEACLKKHGISCKLIAAVECCMIVSKTTNAGDPDITDKIWDFLKLLSIDVEPSKAIEVLNGRLHFDFIPTGYIYGGGLCSKFRITEEQFAEVVWPRIERGLEEISTQLKCEYIISPNFITVWGPGELGVFRRFVEHCFCFRPRPTCVMRARIKGRFVPPFGCEARAFFFGEDVAMLDA, encoded by the exons ATGCACATGGATAAATCAGATTGTGAGGGACCAAACGCCGACGACCACTGTGAGAGTGTTTTTCCCATCCCCGATGAAATCCCAG ATTCTAAATTGGAGGAATATTTTCTGCGAATGAAATCGAACTATGAACCTTGCTATAGAGCCACACTGGATAAG GCTGCGCGAACCATCACATTCTCTCAACAACCACTCAAGTTGATGCCTGGTCCTGCTTTGAACAAATATGGCGTGCTTGAACTCAACACTTTCTTTGTGTACTTCCCCGAAAACCGAG CAACAAAGTTGAAAGCCGCATGGCCTGAGGTTGAATTAACCTTAGATGCCTACTCCCTTTCATGCGATCTGAATCTGGCCAAGTGTTGCATGCAAGTCTCAACAACCCCATCGCTTGAGGATCCATGTATGATTGAAAAGGCTAGGCATCTCCTTGAACTGTTGTCCACAACTCTTGTTCCGCCATATATG GCGTTAGAAATTTTCCAAGAAGTTAGGCAACAGGAAACCATCAACATAGGATTTCAGCAGGGTGGGATTTGCTCAAAATTTGGGATCAAGAAG GATGACTATCTTAAACGATGGAAATGTCTCTTCTGCTCGCTAAAG GCACTTTCAAAAGCGACACATTGTCATATCTTTCTTGAC GAAAACACTTTTACTGCTGTGACTACTGTGGGTAGCTCAGTTGAAAGAATTTCTCAGCTGAAGGCTGTTGTGGAAGACTGTATAACCAAGAATCTGTGTCCTTCGACCTCTATTAGGAGGTTTGAAACGGAAGTTGTAATGTATCAATCGATGGATGATCTTGATGATCCACATGCCAAGCACACGGAATGCTTGAAGTCTGGCCCTTTGTCGGACAAAGATGGAATGCTTGAAGTCTGCTCGCTATATGCATTACTCCATGAAAGACGAG TATCGAAGTTGGAAGAATCTTTGCCAATGCTCGAGTCTTCCCTAAGGAACTATGGCATTTCATATACTCTG GATAAGAATTCGATGGTATTGTCAGCAACGAGAGGTACCGAGGAGCCAGATATCATTGACAAGGCTTGGCAGCTCCTTGAACTTTTGTCAACAACTCATGTTCCAGCATCTATG GCAATAGAATTATTGGATTGCTTGCAAACTTGCCTTATCAAAATTGGGAATCAAGAAGGTGGACTCTGCTCATTATTTGGGATTAAGGAG GAGGAATATCGTGAACGATGGGAATGTCTTCGCCACTCCCTACAG ATACTTGCTGAAGTGGTGGAGTGTAATGTATTTCTTAAC GATAACACTGTTGCTGCTGTGGGGGAAACCTCAGTAGTAATGGTCAAGCAGTTGGTGGAAAACTGCATTCTTCATAATTTGTGTCCTGGGACTGCCGCCAAGAATTATAATTATTTATCAGAAGGTGTGAAAAGTATTGAGGACCCACATGTACAGCACATGGATATAGGAAATTCTGGGTCAGCGATGATGGTCATGCCTGAACTCTCCTCTTTCTGTATGTTCTTTGATGGAGAACAAG CAACTCGGTTGGAAAAAGATTGGAAGTGTGTGGAAGCGTGCTTAAAGAAGCATGGCATTTCTTGCAAACTGATTGCTGCG GTCGAGTGTTGTATGATAGTCTCCAAAACAACAAATGCTGGGGATCCAGATATCACTGACAAGATTTGGGATTTCCTTAAACTTCTGTCAATTGATGTTGAGCCTTCTAAG GCAATAGAAGTACTGAATGGCCGTCTGCATTTTGACTTCATCCCGACAGGGTATATTTATGGTGGGGGGCTCTGTTCAAAATTTAGGATCACTGAG GAGCAATTTGCTGAAGTGGTGTGGCCACGTATTGAGCGCGGCTTAGAG GAAATTTCAACTCAACTGAAGTGCGAGTACATTATTAGT CCAAACTTTATTACTGTCTGGGGACCTGGAGAACTAGGGGTGTTCAGAAGGTTTGTGGAACACTGTTTTTGTTTCAGACCTCGTCCGACTTGTGTCATGCGGGCTAGGATAAAAGGCAGGTTCGTGCCACCTTTTGGTTGTGAGGCTCGTGCATTTTTCTTTGGCGAGGATGTGGCCATGCTTGACGCCTAG